Genomic window (Granulicella arctica):
AAGTGATCGCCCCACGCGCAGTGGGCCCCAGCGGCAGCGCCTGCACTTAGCCACTCGCATCCAACACACATGACCGAAGCACCCTACGACACCCTCATCATCGGCGCAGGCATGGCCGGCCTCACCGCCGCCCGCACCCTCGCCGAAGCCGGTCAGCGCGTCCTCGTCGTCGAAGCACAGGACCGCATCGGCGGGCGCATCCTCACCCGTCACATCCACGGCGAGACCGTAGAAGTCGGAGCTGAGTTCGTCCACGGTCGTCCACCCGAGCTCTGGGCGCTCATCGAAGAAGCCGGCCTCGAAACCACCGAGCGCGATGGCACCCAACTCTGCTTCGAAGCGGGAGCCCTGTCCGATTGCTCGGACGATCGCGACGACATCTTCAAGGTCCTTGAAGGTCTCGAACTCCTCACCGGACCCGACCTCAGCTTCGCCGACTACCTCGCCCAGCACCCCGTCTCCGCCGATCAGCGCCAGCAGCTCATCGGCTTCGTGGAAGGATTCAACGCCGCCGACCACCGCCTCGCCAGCGCCGCAGCCCTCGGCCGCCAGCAGCAGGCCGAAGATGAAACAGAAGGCGACCGCAGCTTCCACATCAACGGAGGCTACAGTCAGCTTCCCGACTTCCTCGCCGCAAAGATCACCTCCGCGGGAAGCACCATTCGCCGCAGCACACCCGTCCGCGCCATCAACTGGCAGCCCGGCCAGGTAGAAGCCGTCACCGACTCCGGCATCCTCCGCGCAAAACGCGCCATCATCACCCTCCCGCTCGGCATTCTCCAAAGCAATGCCGTTCCCATCACGCCGACTCCCGGCAATCTTCCCACCCTAATCAGTAAGATCCAGATGGGCCAGGTCTGTCGCTTCACCCTCATCTTTCGCGAACGCTTCTGGGCTGACCTGCAGCCGCAACCCGCCGCATCCGCACTCAGCTTCCTCTTCGCCACCACCGAGATGCCGCCCGTCTGGTGGACCCCGCATCCTGCCACCAGCGCCATCATTACCGGCTGGGTAGGCGGCCCGCGCTCCACCCCTCTCCTCGCCCATACCCCGGAAGCTCTCGCCAACCAGGCTTGCGAGACGCTCGCCCGCATCTTCTCCCTACCCGACGCTCACCTGCACGACCTCCTGCTGGCCTGCGAGACCCACAACTGGCAGACCGACCCGTACACCCTCGGGGCCTACAGCTACATCGGCACCGGCGGCCTTAACGCTCCCAACGAGATGACCGAGCCGATCGCCAACACCCTCTACTTCGCCGGCGAGCACACCGACACAACCGGCCACTGGGGAACGGTCCACGCCGCCATCCGCTCCGGCCACCGAGCCGCTTCACAGGTCCTCTGCTAGGCCACTTCTGCGCTCGACTCGCGTCCGAACACCGCACCAGATGCAGCCATAAGTGGTCCCTACTATGCTCCAATGCATCTATGGGAAGTATGGTTGTCACAAAGTCGTTGCTGAATACCCCGCTGGATACCACGCCGAATACCCGCATCACAGTGAACGGTCAGGCCATTCCAGCCCACAATGGCGAACTGCTCGTCGAGGCCCTGAACCGCACCTCCCGCGCCGCCGGACACAACGACCTCCCGCAGGTCTGCTATCTGCCCCAGATGGGTCCCATCCAGAGCTGTGACACCTGCATGGTCGAGGTCAATGGCCAACTCGTCCGCGCCTGTGCGACTCCTGTAACCGCCGACATGAAGGTCGTCACCGAAGGTGAGCGCGTCGACGTCGCCCAGCGCGAGGCCTTCGATCGCATCCTCCAGAACCACATGCTCTACTGCACCGTCTGCGACAACAACAACCAGAACTGCACCGTGCACAACACCACCGCCGTCCTCGACGTGAAGCACCAGGCCCGCCCTTACACGCCCAAGCCGTACGAGAAGGACATGTCCAACCCCTTCTACCGCTACGATCCCGATCAGTGCATCCTCTGCGGTCGCTGCGTCGAGGCATGCCAGAACGTTCAGGTCAACGAGACCCTCACCATCGACTGGGAGAGCAAGCATCCCAGGGTCCTCTGGGATGGCGGCGAGACCATCGAAGGCTCCTCGTGCGTCTCCTGCGGCCACTGCGTCACCGTCTGCCCCTGCAACGCGCTCATGGAAAAGTCCATGCTCGGCCACGCAGGCTACCTCACCAACATTCCCGGCAAGGTCCTCGACGACATGATCGACGTCGTCAAAGGCGTCGAGCCGCCCATTGGCTACGGTCCCATTCTCGCCCTCTCCGAGATCGAAGCCGAGATGCGCCACGCCCGGGTCAAAGTAACCAAGACAGTCTGCACCTACTGCGCCGTAGGCTGCTCCTTCGAGGTCTGGACCAGGGACCGCCACATCCTCAAGATGGAACCGACCCACGGTCCTGCCAACGGCATCTCCACCTGCATCAAGGGCAAGTTCGCCTGGGGTCACATCAACTCGGAGGACCGCCTCACCATGCCGCTCCTCCGCGATGGCGACACCTACAAACAAATCTCCTGGGACGAAGCTCTCGACGTCATCGAAAAGAAGTTCACGCAAGTAAAGAAAGACCACGGCCCCGACGCCCTCGCCTTCATCGCCTCCTCGAAGACCACCAACGAGGAGAGCTTCCTCATGCAGAAGCTCGCCCGCGCCGTCATCGGTACCAACAACATCGACAACTGCGCCCGCTACTGCCAGAACCCCGCCACCACCGGTCTCCAACGCACCGTAGGTTACGGTGGCGATTCCGGCTCCATCGCCGACATCGAGATCGCCGGGCTGGTCCTCATCGTCGGTGCCAATCCCGCCGAGAACCATCCTGTACTCGCTACCCGCGTCAAGCGCTCGCACAAGTTTCGCGGCCAGCGCCTCATCGTCGCCGACCTGCGCCGTCACGAGATGGCCGAACGAGCCGACCTATTCATCCGGCCCAACCCTTCCACTGACGCCGTATGGCTCTCCGCAGTCACCAAGTACATCCTCGACAACAACCTCCATCACAAAGACTTCATCACCAAGTGGGTCAACCACTTCGAGGAGTACAAGACCTCGCTCGAGCCCTACACCCTCGCCTACGCCGAGCAGGTTACCGGCATCCCCGCCGCCCAGCTCATCACCGTAGCCAACGAGATCGCCGCAGCCGACGGCACCTGCATCCTCTTCGCCATGGGCGTCACCCAGCACTGCGGAGGCTCCGAGACCGCAACCGCCATCTCGAACCTCCTCCTCATGACCGGCAACTACATGCGCCCCGGTGCCGGAGCCTATCCCCTTCGCGGCCACAACAACGTCCAGGGCGCCAGTGACTTCGGCTCCATGCCCAACGTCTACTCCGGCTATCAGAAGGTCGACGACGAAGAGGTCCGCGCCAAGTTCGAAGCCGACTGGGGTGTAGCTCTTCCCACCTCTACCGGCAAAGATAATCACCAGATGATCGACGCCATCCTAGAGGGCTCCCTCAAAGTCCTTTACATCAAGGGCGAAGACACCATCACCTCCGACTCCAACGCGAATTACGTTGGGGAAGCGCTCTCCAAACTTGAATTCCTCATCGTGCAGGACATCAACTTCTCCGAGACCTGCCGCTACGCCGATCTCGTCCTGCCCGCCGCCACCTCACTCGAAAAAGACGGCACCTACACCTCGACCGAACGCCGCATCCAGCGCCTCTACAAGGCCATCGAGCCGCTTGGCGAATCCAAGCCCGACTGGGAGATCATCCAGCTCATCGCCAATCGCCTCGGCGCGAATTGGAAGTACAAACACCCCTCCGAGATCATGGACGAGGTCGCCCGCCTCACCCCTCTCTTCGCCGGCGTCAAATACTCCCGCCTCGAAGGCTTCGCCAGCCAGCAATGGCCCGTCCACGCAGACGGCACCGACTCACCGCTCCTTTTCACCGAGAAGTTCCCCTTCCCCGACGGTAAGGCCCGCTTCCATCCCATCGAGTACCTCCCGCCATCGGAAGAGACCAACAGCCAGTTCGACCTGCACCTCAACAACGGTCGCCTCCTCGAGCACTTCGAGCAGGGCAGCATGACTCTCCGTACTGCAGGCATCAAGGAGATCACGCCCAACCAGTTCCTCGAGGTCTCTCCCGAACTCGCAGCCGAGCGCGGCGTCACCACCGGTCGTCACGTCCAGCTCAATTCGCCCTATGGCCGCGTCCGCGTACAGGTCCTCGTCTCCGATCGCGTCCAGGGCAAGCAACTTTACATGACACTCAACTCCGTCGAAGAGCCCGTCAACAAGCTCTCAAGCTCTCACACCGACCGCACTACCCACACCCCTGCGTTCAAGGAGACAGCCGTCAGCATGACCCTCCTCCCCGAACAGGGCGAAAATCCGCTACCCCGTCGCAACTTCCGCTACGGCACCCGCACCCCGCAGACCGGCGTCGAGATCGAACGCAAGTGGGCCCAGCCCGGATACCACATCCCCGGCACCGAGGCCGCCGACAAGCTCGTCCAGATCAAGTCGATCACCGTCTAAACTCGGCAAGGTCTCGAATACACATGGCCATTCCCCTGGGGGTGGCCATTTGTACGAGAAGACGTAAGCATCAGTGCACAACCTGTGACAGATACAAACCGAGTTGATGAACGATCGGCTGCCAATGCTCCAGCAGCGCCTTCTCGGATGCACTCTCCACGACCTTTACCGCAATCTCTTTCACCACACCCAGACCGGCCGCAAGCACCGACGACTTCGGCTTATTCTCCCCAAGCTCCTGCTCGACAGAACTGACCGCATCCTCCAACTTCGGACGATCCACGGGCGCAACCTCACCAATCCTGCCCATCATCGTCTGCAGCAAGCCGAGAATCGCCTCACTCTCACCTGTCACCTGCTTTGCCCGCACCGAAGCCTGGCCACTTGCAATCACCAGGTTCGTTGCCGTCCCGCTAATCTCCACATGCTGGCCTGCCGCCGCCAGCATCCGCGGCAACACATCCCCGAGCAGTAGCTGCTTCTCAATCTGCAGCCGCGCAATCTGATCGTCCCGCAGCGCAATCTGCGCCGATTGTGCCCGCTGCGCCTCCTCGCGAATCGCATCTACCGCCACAGCGCTTGACTCCTCAACATGCAGCGACACCTTCACCCCGCCGCCCGTCTCCTCAATCGACTTCAACCGTACCCCGCAATCGGGATACTTCACCGCCAGATGATGCAGGAGCGCTGGCAGCGTATTCACCTCAAACGCCGTAATCCCGCCCTGGTAGATCAACTCAATCCGGGCTCGCGAACTGTACAGTCGCTCAAATTCACCTGCTTCGTAGCGCATGATCTCCTTACCCGCCTCATCCCAGAAGGCCCAAGCGCACGCCACATCGTGAATCGACCAGCCACTCCGTTGGGTCTCCCAGAGTCGCGCTGCACTTAGCGTCACGTTGTTCAGCGTGGCCATCTGAAGCCTTGCAGACCGAAGATCCGCCCCCGTCAGGTTAGCTCCGCTCAAATCCGCTGCGGAAAGGTCTGCCTCGTTCAAATCTGCTTCGGCGCACAGCACATCATTCATCTCCGCCCCGCGCAGATTCGCCCGTTTCAGACGTGCGCCACGCAGGTTAGCCTGCCGTAGATTCGTCCCGGACAGATCAGCGTCGTACAGCCTCGCATCGCGGAGGTCGGCCCCACTCAGGTTCAAGTCGCTCAGGTCCATTTCGGAGAGGTTGGCTCCCACAAGTACCGCATCACTCAGATTCGCTCCCCTCACGTCCGCCTGACGCAAGTCAGCATGGCTCAAATCCGCCTTCCGCAGATCGGCCTCTCGCAGGTCTGCCCAGTTCAGATTGCTCCCGCTTAAATCCGCTTCTCGCAGGTTGGCTTCGCTCAGATTTAAACGACTCAAGTACGCCTTGGACAACTTGGCTCCCCGCAGATTGGCACCGCTCAAATCGGCCATCTCCAGGTTGGCCTCGCTCAAATCCGCCCGTACAAGGATCGCGCGGTTAAGGTCCACCTCACCCAGATTCATCCCTCGCAGATCCGCATCACTCAGATCGAACACAACGTCCCGCATGTCCGCCCAGCGATTCCAGATCGAAACACCCTCACGCAGCTTCGCAATCAGCTCCTGATCAGCCATACGGACACCATAGCAAGCAATCTACCGCCCACGCATCATTTATCGGCATGTTCCTTCAGCCACTTCGCACGAGGGCCCATTCACCTGCATCACAGAAAGAGACCATCTAGTTCTCCGATGGGCTAATCAGCCCGCCGCTCGATTCCACGAGATAATCAAGACGCACCGTAAGGAGCACCTCCACCATGGCTGTACCGATTGCATTTCGTCCCTCCCCTGTCGACCCGCACCTCGAACTCATGCGCCGTCTGAACGCCGCACCGCGCGAGCACGCCGAAGCGCTCCTCGTCGCCTACGATCTCCTGCAGACCGCCCACGACAAAGGCATCCTCGACACCGTCAATGGGCTGGTAAGCGCGAAAGACACCATCTTCGGCAAGCTAGCCGAATACGCCAAGCTACCCGAGGGCATCGCCGGCATTCGCAATCTACTCTCCGGCCTCAAGATCCTCACCTCGATCGACCCGGAACTCCTCGACCATCTCTCCCGGGCCATGGTCCAGGCCGCTGCCGAACACAGGAAGGAAGAGAAGCCCCCAAGCCTCTTCCAGATTACGAAGCGTGTCTTCAGTGAAGACAGCCGCCGCGCGCTGTCCTTCCTCACGCTCGCACTCACAGGCATAGGCAAATCTCTCAAGTCCTGAAAGCCCGTAGCCGAATACCCATGGCCGCTTTCGAGCGGCCATCAACACGCCATCACATCATCCATTCCTCTGCAGCTTAAAAAAATAGGCCCCTCGGGTGAGGGGCCAATCTGCCTTAGTTCTCTCTGGTTAGGAGAGCTCGTTGACGGGCGTGCTCTAGGGGCACTGCACCCGCAAACATCGTGATGGTGCTAATTCGTTGAAGGATTCGCCGTTCCAGTGGCAAGTCCGCTTGTGTTCTTGGCTGATGACGATGAACTATCCATTGTGGCAAGGCTGTTGTGCAGGAGGGTCACGCGAACCCCGTTCACAACTGGCTTGTCACCTTCGGACGCAACGACATCCTTCTGCTTACCGAGACCGGTACGGTAAATCCGGTAGATCGGTACCTGGTGCTGTGTAACGAGGTAGCGTACGACAGAGTCCGCCATAGCTTGCGAGGTCTGAACACCGGAGCGGCTATAACCCTGTACTTCAAGGATGTAGCCCTTCTCCGTACCTAGTTTGGATGCAAGATCGTCCAGATCCGTCTTCGCCTTCGGGCCTAAAGTTGTGTGTCCGGAGATAAATGGCACAGCAGACGTTGTAACTGTCTGATATTGATCGAGATTGCTTACGGTCCCATGCAGGGCATCAGTCTTTGTGGTGGCGTTTCCTGCCAGCGTATTGGCAGAGTTTGCGCGGTTGGCGGCATCCTGTGCGTGCTGATCGGCGGTGCTCGCCGCCCCCATTGCCTTGGTAATTCCGGACTGTGCGCGGCTATCGACGTCGCGAATATCGTTGGCGTTCTTGGCCTGAAGCTGATCGAGTTCGTTCGTGCGGTCCTTGATCGGATCGATCTGACGCTTTACCCACTTCTTGCGGGCAAGAGGATTCATGTGGCCCCAGAAGCCTTCCTTCGACTGCGGGCCGAGCGGCTTGCCGGTTGCGTAGCTGGTCGTATCATCGACACCCATCTGCTTCGCGGGTGGAGGTGTATTGCTCGGATCGGCAGAAACACTGGACTGAGCCAGCGAGGTTGCGCTCAACGCGCCGCCAAGGATTAGTACAGAAAGACCAAAGCCATTACGGTGATTCATCATGTCTGGTTGCTCCTTTTGGTCCACGCGAATAAGGCCGAAGCCGGCATTCTCGTGCATTGGCTATATGCAAACGCTTTGCCAAAGTTGATTCTCAAGCTAAAGCCCTTGTTTACAATACTTACAGGGAAACAGGTAAAACCGTTCCTTTCAGATCGGCACTTCAAGTGCGGAAAATATTTCTTAGGACCCGGCAGGAAGTCCTGAAAATTACTTCGCTGTAACGTGGATCACGTGA
Coding sequences:
- the fdhF gene encoding formate dehydrogenase subunit alpha, encoding MVVTKSLLNTPLDTTPNTRITVNGQAIPAHNGELLVEALNRTSRAAGHNDLPQVCYLPQMGPIQSCDTCMVEVNGQLVRACATPVTADMKVVTEGERVDVAQREAFDRILQNHMLYCTVCDNNNQNCTVHNTTAVLDVKHQARPYTPKPYEKDMSNPFYRYDPDQCILCGRCVEACQNVQVNETLTIDWESKHPRVLWDGGETIEGSSCVSCGHCVTVCPCNALMEKSMLGHAGYLTNIPGKVLDDMIDVVKGVEPPIGYGPILALSEIEAEMRHARVKVTKTVCTYCAVGCSFEVWTRDRHILKMEPTHGPANGISTCIKGKFAWGHINSEDRLTMPLLRDGDTYKQISWDEALDVIEKKFTQVKKDHGPDALAFIASSKTTNEESFLMQKLARAVIGTNNIDNCARYCQNPATTGLQRTVGYGGDSGSIADIEIAGLVLIVGANPAENHPVLATRVKRSHKFRGQRLIVADLRRHEMAERADLFIRPNPSTDAVWLSAVTKYILDNNLHHKDFITKWVNHFEEYKTSLEPYTLAYAEQVTGIPAAQLITVANEIAAADGTCILFAMGVTQHCGGSETATAISNLLLMTGNYMRPGAGAYPLRGHNNVQGASDFGSMPNVYSGYQKVDDEEVRAKFEADWGVALPTSTGKDNHQMIDAILEGSLKVLYIKGEDTITSDSNANYVGEALSKLEFLIVQDINFSETCRYADLVLPAATSLEKDGTYTSTERRIQRLYKAIEPLGESKPDWEIIQLIANRLGANWKYKHPSEIMDEVARLTPLFAGVKYSRLEGFASQQWPVHADGTDSPLLFTEKFPFPDGKARFHPIEYLPPSEETNSQFDLHLNNGRLLEHFEQGSMTLRTAGIKEITPNQFLEVSPELAAERGVTTGRHVQLNSPYGRVRVQVLVSDRVQGKQLYMTLNSVEEPVNKLSSSHTDRTTHTPAFKETAVSMTLLPEQGENPLPRRNFRYGTRTPQTGVEIERKWAQPGYHIPGTEAADKLVQIKSITV
- a CDS encoding DUF1641 domain-containing protein, encoding MAVPIAFRPSPVDPHLELMRRLNAAPREHAEALLVAYDLLQTAHDKGILDTVNGLVSAKDTIFGKLAEYAKLPEGIAGIRNLLSGLKILTSIDPELLDHLSRAMVQAAAEHRKEEKPPSLFQITKRVFSEDSRRALSFLTLALTGIGKSLKS
- a CDS encoding flavin monoamine oxidase family protein, with product MTEAPYDTLIIGAGMAGLTAARTLAEAGQRVLVVEAQDRIGGRILTRHIHGETVEVGAEFVHGRPPELWALIEEAGLETTERDGTQLCFEAGALSDCSDDRDDIFKVLEGLELLTGPDLSFADYLAQHPVSADQRQQLIGFVEGFNAADHRLASAAALGRQQQAEDETEGDRSFHINGGYSQLPDFLAAKITSAGSTIRRSTPVRAINWQPGQVEAVTDSGILRAKRAIITLPLGILQSNAVPITPTPGNLPTLISKIQMGQVCRFTLIFRERFWADLQPQPAASALSFLFATTEMPPVWWTPHPATSAIITGWVGGPRSTPLLAHTPEALANQACETLARIFSLPDAHLHDLLLACETHNWQTDPYTLGAYSYIGTGGLNAPNEMTEPIANTLYFAGEHTDTTGHWGTVHAAIRSGHRAASQVLC
- a CDS encoding OmpA family protein → MMNHRNGFGLSVLILGGALSATSLAQSSVSADPSNTPPPAKQMGVDDTTSYATGKPLGPQSKEGFWGHMNPLARKKWVKRQIDPIKDRTNELDQLQAKNANDIRDVDSRAQSGITKAMGAASTADQHAQDAANRANSANTLAGNATTKTDALHGTVSNLDQYQTVTTSAVPFISGHTTLGPKAKTDLDDLASKLGTEKGYILEVQGYSRSGVQTSQAMADSVVRYLVTQHQVPIYRIYRTGLGKQKDVVASEGDKPVVNGVRVTLLHNSLATMDSSSSSAKNTSGLATGTANPSTN
- a CDS encoding pentapeptide repeat-containing protein — its product is MADQELIAKLREGVSIWNRWADMRDVVFDLSDADLRGMNLGEVDLNRAILVRADLSEANLEMADLSGANLRGAKLSKAYLSRLNLSEANLREADLSGSNLNWADLREADLRKADLSHADLRQADVRGANLSDAVLVGANLSEMDLSDLNLSGADLRDARLYDADLSGTNLRQANLRGARLKRANLRGAEMNDVLCAEADLNEADLSAADLSGANLTGADLRSARLQMATLNNVTLSAARLWETQRSGWSIHDVACAWAFWDEAGKEIMRYEAGEFERLYSSRARIELIYQGGITAFEVNTLPALLHHLAVKYPDCGVRLKSIEETGGGVKVSLHVEESSAVAVDAIREEAQRAQSAQIALRDDQIARLQIEKQLLLGDVLPRMLAAAGQHVEISGTATNLVIASGQASVRAKQVTGESEAILGLLQTMMGRIGEVAPVDRPKLEDAVSSVEQELGENKPKSSVLAAGLGVVKEIAVKVVESASEKALLEHWQPIVHQLGLYLSQVVH